A single region of the Polymorphum gilvum SL003B-26A1 genome encodes:
- a CDS encoding TlyA family RNA methyltransferase: MSDKKRLDQRLVELGLAPSRARARDAILRGTVTVDGRIADKPGLAVGPSAAIAIDDPARGYVSRAALKLLAGLDQFGVDPADRVCLDIGASTGGFTQVLLERGAERVHAIDVGHGQMDEAVAGNPRVRRRDGLNARALSAADLDGDAPQLIVSDVSFISLRLALPPALALAAPGAEAVVLVKPQFEVGRDGIGKGGLVDPDTAEACAKNLADWLNAQPGWTALGLTPSPVTGGDGNREWLLHGRKSI, translated from the coding sequence ATGTCCGACAAGAAGCGCCTCGACCAACGCCTTGTCGAGCTCGGCCTGGCGCCGAGCCGGGCGCGCGCGCGCGACGCCATTCTGCGCGGCACGGTAACCGTCGACGGTCGGATCGCCGACAAGCCCGGCCTTGCCGTCGGCCCCAGTGCTGCGATCGCCATCGACGACCCGGCCCGGGGATATGTCTCGCGGGCGGCGCTGAAACTGCTTGCTGGACTTGACCAATTCGGGGTCGACCCGGCGGACAGGGTCTGCCTCGACATCGGCGCCTCGACCGGCGGCTTCACCCAGGTGCTGCTGGAGCGCGGCGCCGAGCGCGTGCATGCGATCGACGTCGGCCACGGCCAGATGGACGAGGCGGTCGCCGGCAATCCCCGGGTCCGGCGGCGCGACGGGCTCAACGCGCGCGCGCTGAGCGCCGCAGACCTCGACGGCGACGCGCCGCAACTCATTGTTTCGGATGTCAGTTTCATCTCGCTGCGGCTGGCGCTGCCGCCCGCGCTGGCGCTGGCCGCGCCGGGCGCGGAGGCGGTTGTCCTCGTCAAGCCTCAGTTCGAGGTCGGCCGCGACGGCATCGGCAAGGGCGGGCTGGTCGACCCGGACACAGCCGAAGCCTGTGCGAAAAACCTCGCCGACTGGCTGAACGCCCAGCCAGGCTGGACCGCGCTCGGCCTGACGCCGTCTCCGGTGACGGGTGGCGACGGCAATCGCGAATGGCTGCTTCACGGCCGCAAAAGCATTTAG
- a CDS encoding class I SAM-dependent RNA methyltransferase: MTDATLELTITGLGHRGDGLADGPDGPLFVAGALPGERVRARVAGQRATMVDLLQPSPERITPVCRHVERCGGCNVQHLAPDPYLAWKRDLVIEALADRGIAAEVGATVAARPATRRRAALTAVRAGHKILLGYHEKASHRLVDVTECPVLVPAITAALPGLKTLAAALMPRRGEVRIAVLASEAGLDVAVGNAAPGTEKKLVALTALAADLDLARLSVDGETIVERRAPVLTMGRASVVPPPGAFTQATAEAETALAGLVAQALGPAKRAADLFAGIGTFTLRMAETASVHAVEAEAAALAALDRAIRVPRGLKQVTLERRDLFRRPLMAAELAPFDAVVFDPPRAGAQAQAEQLAQSRVARIAAVSCNPATLARDLRILIDGGYRLLSVTPVDQFLFSTHVEAVAALER; the protein is encoded by the coding sequence ATGACGGACGCGACCCTCGAACTGACCATCACCGGCCTCGGCCACCGCGGCGACGGCCTCGCCGACGGGCCGGACGGCCCTCTGTTCGTGGCCGGTGCCCTGCCCGGCGAACGGGTGCGGGCGCGGGTCGCCGGCCAGCGGGCGACGATGGTCGACCTCCTGCAGCCGAGCCCGGAGCGGATCACTCCCGTCTGCCGGCATGTCGAGCGCTGCGGCGGCTGCAACGTGCAGCACCTGGCGCCCGACCCTTATCTCGCCTGGAAGCGCGACCTGGTGATCGAAGCGCTGGCCGACCGGGGCATTGCCGCCGAGGTCGGCGCCACCGTCGCCGCGCGGCCGGCGACGCGCCGGCGAGCGGCGCTGACGGCAGTGCGCGCCGGGCACAAGATCCTGCTCGGCTACCACGAGAAGGCCAGCCACCGGCTGGTCGACGTCACGGAATGCCCGGTGCTGGTGCCGGCGATCACCGCCGCGCTGCCAGGTCTGAAGACGCTGGCCGCGGCGCTGATGCCGCGCCGGGGCGAGGTGCGGATCGCCGTGCTGGCAAGCGAGGCCGGGCTCGACGTCGCGGTCGGCAACGCCGCGCCGGGAACCGAGAAGAAGCTGGTGGCGCTGACCGCACTCGCCGCCGACCTCGACCTCGCCCGGCTGTCCGTCGACGGCGAGACGATCGTCGAGCGGCGCGCGCCGGTGCTGACCATGGGGCGGGCGAGCGTGGTGCCGCCGCCCGGCGCCTTCACCCAGGCCACCGCCGAGGCGGAGACCGCCCTTGCCGGGCTGGTCGCGCAGGCGCTCGGCCCGGCCAAACGGGCCGCCGACCTGTTCGCCGGCATCGGCACCTTCACGCTCCGGATGGCCGAAACGGCCTCGGTGCACGCAGTCGAGGCCGAGGCGGCCGCCCTCGCCGCGCTCGACCGGGCGATCCGCGTGCCGCGCGGGCTGAAGCAGGTGACGCTGGAGCGGCGCGACCTGTTCCGCCGGCCGCTGATGGCCGCAGAACTCGCGCCCTTCGACGCGGTCGTCTTCGATCCGCCGCGCGCCGGCGCGCAGGCGCAGGCCGAGCAGCTGGCGCAGTCGCGGGTGGCGCGGATCGCCGCCGTGTCCTGCAACCCGGCGACGCTCGCCCGCGACCTGAGGATCCTGATCGACGGCGGCTACCGGCTCCTATCGGTGACGCCGGTCGACCAGTTCCTGTTCTCGACCCATGTCGAGGCGGTGGCGGCGCTGGAGCGGTAG
- a CDS encoding class I SAM-dependent methyltransferase — MARAEMASSGGIGGIGTLARRVDYVLRQGSRVALYTAHAEALRRINRRLQKDLPAPPAPPKADGPVPGQRRMLADIAQLFARDLAAIEAGVYPMPRDGYLSPLELIGLSRRFFSDVPAVARRRAQGTHQEVAQEGGFAAALPRYYRQNFHFQTDGWLSEDSARLYDFQVEVLFSGATAAMRRRALVPFAEIVRRKDQRRLAYLDLACGTGGLLRPALAAFPRLTGVGLDLSEPYLRVARERMASARARFAAGLAESLPFADASLDVVSCIYLFHELPPKIRKTAATEIARVLKPGGRLLFVDSLQRGDVPDYDGLLSLFPQLFHEPYYASYLTEDLDALFGAGGLRRVSVEPAFVSRVAVYEKA, encoded by the coding sequence ATGGCCAGGGCGGAGATGGCATCCAGCGGCGGCATAGGCGGTATCGGCACCCTCGCCCGCCGGGTCGACTATGTCCTGCGCCAGGGCAGCCGGGTGGCGCTCTACACCGCCCATGCCGAGGCGCTGCGGCGGATCAACCGGCGCCTGCAGAAGGATCTGCCCGCGCCGCCGGCGCCGCCGAAGGCGGACGGGCCGGTGCCGGGCCAGCGGCGCATGCTGGCCGACATCGCGCAACTGTTCGCCAGGGACCTTGCCGCGATCGAGGCCGGGGTCTATCCGATGCCGCGCGACGGCTACCTGTCGCCGCTGGAGCTCATCGGCCTGAGCCGCCGCTTCTTTTCCGACGTGCCGGCGGTCGCCCGGCGACGAGCGCAAGGCACGCACCAGGAGGTGGCGCAGGAAGGCGGCTTCGCCGCCGCGCTGCCGCGCTACTATCGCCAGAACTTCCATTTCCAGACCGACGGCTGGCTGTCGGAGGACAGCGCCCGGCTCTACGACTTCCAGGTCGAGGTGCTGTTTTCCGGGGCGACGGCGGCCATGCGCCGGCGCGCGCTGGTGCCCTTCGCCGAGATCGTGCGCCGGAAGGACCAGCGCCGGCTCGCCTATCTGGACCTCGCCTGCGGCACCGGCGGCCTGCTCCGGCCCGCGCTCGCCGCCTTCCCTCGGCTGACCGGCGTCGGGCTCGACCTTTCGGAGCCGTATCTGCGGGTCGCGCGCGAGCGCATGGCAAGCGCGCGGGCGCGCTTCGCCGCCGGCCTCGCCGAGTCGCTGCCGTTCGCCGATGCCAGTCTCGACGTGGTCAGCTGCATCTACCTGTTCCACGAACTGCCGCCGAAGATCCGCAAGACGGCGGCGACCGAGATCGCGCGGGTGCTGAAGCCGGGCGGACGGCTGCTGTTCGTCGACAGCCTGCAGCGCGGCGACGTGCCGGACTACGACGGCCTGCTGTCGCTGTTCCCGCAGCTCTTCCACGAGCCCTACTACGCCTCCTACCTGACGGAGGACCTCGACGCCCTGTTCGGCGCCGGCGGGCTGCGGCGGGTCTCGGTCGAACCGGCGTTCGTATCGCGGGTGGCGGTGTACGAGAAGGCTTGA
- a CDS encoding amidoligase family protein, which yields MSLSTTMLKPPRTAGPDGKPRRIGVELEFAAISARDGARLVQALYGGSIAEEDPHRFFVRDTALGAFVCELDSQYVHAAPGENDATAAAGDPAKEFLFRFRAGFRKVLGDLSAYLVPCEIVCPPVSLDRLPEIETLVAALRDAGAESTRSSPLYAFAAQLNPEIASADADYLTAMLKAYLLLSDWLRAAIDLHATRRIAPFADPFPRAYAMKVVAPDYKPDLGTLMDDYLAANPTRNRELDLMPLFAWLDAERVQRAVHDPLIKARPTFHYRLPDSRLGEPDWGILLEWNRWCLVERLAENGALLAAMGEAYRRHHAAGTDGRWAIKASEWLLLS from the coding sequence ATGAGCCTTTCAACGACGATGCTGAAACCGCCGCGAACAGCCGGACCGGACGGAAAGCCGCGCCGGATCGGCGTCGAACTGGAATTCGCCGCGATCAGCGCCCGCGACGGCGCGCGGCTGGTGCAGGCGCTCTACGGCGGTTCGATCGCCGAGGAGGACCCGCATCGCTTCTTCGTGCGCGACACCGCGCTCGGCGCCTTCGTGTGCGAACTCGACAGCCAGTATGTCCATGCCGCGCCGGGCGAGAACGACGCGACGGCGGCGGCAGGCGATCCGGCGAAGGAATTCCTGTTCCGGTTCCGCGCCGGATTCCGCAAGGTGCTCGGCGACCTGTCGGCCTATCTGGTGCCGTGCGAGATCGTCTGTCCACCGGTGTCGCTCGACCGGCTGCCCGAGATCGAGACGCTGGTCGCGGCGCTGCGCGACGCGGGGGCGGAAAGCACGCGGTCAAGCCCGCTTTATGCCTTCGCCGCCCAGCTCAACCCGGAAATCGCCTCGGCGGACGCGGACTACCTGACCGCGATGCTGAAGGCCTACCTGCTGCTGTCGGACTGGCTCAGGGCGGCGATCGACCTGCATGCGACGCGGCGCATCGCGCCCTTCGCCGACCCGTTCCCGCGCGCCTACGCGATGAAGGTGGTCGCGCCGGACTACAAGCCCGACCTCGGCACGCTGATGGACGACTATCTCGCCGCCAATCCGACGCGCAACCGCGAGCTCGACCTGATGCCGCTGTTCGCCTGGCTGGACGCGGAGCGGGTGCAGCGGGCGGTCCACGATCCGCTGATCAAGGCGCGGCCGACCTTCCATTACCGGCTGCCGGATTCGCGCCTCGGCGAGCCGGACTGGGGCATCCTGCTGGAATGGAACCGCTGGTGCCTGGTCGAGCGGCTGGCCGAGAACGGCGCGCTGCTGGCCGCCATGGGCGAGGCCTACCGCCGCCACCACGCCGCCGGCACGGACGGCCGCTGGGCGATCAAGGCAAGCGAATGGCTGCTGCTGTCGTGA
- a CDS encoding gamma-glutamyl-gamma-aminobutyrate hydrolase family protein, whose amino-acid sequence MAAAVVTRRPVIGVTTSLGGGRYMWWFYWLALRLAGARPVRLVAPRRPYDLSGFDGFIIGGGDDIAPDLYLADTPVDARIDPARDQMELAVLAHACPRDIPVLGICRGAQMINVHLGGSLHQDVRAVFTGVPKMWTPLPRKTVSFTPGSRLGEIHERERLRVNSLHNQAIDRLGDGLAIVARDEFGVPQAVECPAARFLAGVQWHPEFLIYRRVHRRLFQAFLAAVRARMEDEARRATREG is encoded by the coding sequence ATGGCTGCTGCTGTCGTGACACGGCGGCCGGTCATCGGCGTAACCACCTCGCTCGGCGGCGGACGCTACATGTGGTGGTTCTACTGGCTGGCACTGCGGCTCGCCGGCGCGCGGCCGGTGCGCCTCGTGGCGCCGCGCCGGCCCTACGACCTGTCCGGCTTCGACGGCTTCATCATCGGCGGCGGCGACGACATCGCGCCCGACCTCTATCTGGCCGACACGCCGGTCGACGCGCGCATCGATCCGGCGCGCGACCAGATGGAACTCGCCGTGCTGGCCCATGCCTGCCCACGCGACATCCCCGTGCTCGGCATCTGCCGGGGCGCCCAGATGATCAACGTCCACCTCGGCGGCTCGCTGCACCAGGATGTGCGCGCGGTGTTCACCGGCGTGCCGAAGATGTGGACGCCGCTGCCGCGCAAGACCGTCAGCTTCACCCCCGGCAGCCGGCTCGGCGAGATCCACGAGCGCGAGCGACTGCGCGTCAACAGCCTGCACAACCAGGCGATCGACCGGCTCGGCGACGGGCTGGCGATCGTCGCCCGCGACGAGTTCGGCGTGCCGCAGGCGGTCGAATGCCCGGCCGCCCGCTTCCTCGCCGGGGTGCAGTGGCATCCCGAGTTCCTGATCTACCGGCGCGTGCACCGGCGGCTGTTCCAGGCGTTCCTGGCGGCCGTGCGGGCGCGCATGGAGGACGAGGCCAGGCGGGCGACGCGGGAGGGGTGA
- the ribB gene encoding 3,4-dihydroxy-2-butanone-4-phosphate synthase yields the protein MRLDHWLAEKGETRSAFARRAGLSAASVTALCNDPGAWVSRDMARRICEATGGAVTPNDFLGLSTTKEHPVSQARVAEAIRAFERGEIVVVTDDDDRENEGDLIVAASKVTPEQMAFIVRHTSGIVCAPMTPAAARRLRLDPMVSSNDAPLATAFTISVDYRHGLTTGISAEERCSTVRALANPNAGAGDFVRPGHIFPLIAKDGGVLMRSGHTEAAVDLCRLAGLEEVGVISELVNDTGTVKRGAEVAAFAAEHGLKMVSVSDLIAWRQRTERLIERINEQPVQTVAGPAYAVTYETPYDPMHHVAVVFGDILDGRNVPVRLQLESVLDDVFGATQPLDEVMRAFAERGRGVIVYLREGSVGVARQSRRARSDLEAAENEGHGSAQARQEQWREVGLGAQILKDLGVGSIRLLASRERHYVGLEGFDIKIEATEILDP from the coding sequence ATGAGACTGGATCACTGGCTGGCCGAGAAGGGAGAGACCCGCAGCGCCTTCGCGCGCCGCGCCGGCCTGTCGGCGGCCTCCGTCACCGCCCTGTGCAACGATCCGGGAGCGTGGGTGTCGCGCGACATGGCGCGGCGCATCTGCGAGGCGACCGGCGGCGCCGTCACCCCCAACGACTTTCTCGGCCTTTCAACCACCAAGGAGCATCCCGTGTCCCAGGCCCGTGTAGCCGAAGCGATCCGTGCGTTCGAGCGCGGCGAGATCGTCGTCGTCACCGACGACGACGACCGCGAGAACGAGGGCGACCTGATCGTCGCGGCGTCGAAGGTGACGCCGGAGCAGATGGCGTTCATCGTCCGTCACACATCCGGCATCGTCTGCGCGCCGATGACACCGGCGGCGGCCCGGCGGCTCAGGCTCGACCCGATGGTGTCCAGCAACGACGCGCCGCTGGCGACCGCCTTCACCATCTCGGTCGACTACCGGCACGGGCTGACGACGGGCATTTCCGCAGAGGAGCGCTGCTCGACGGTGCGCGCGCTGGCCAACCCGAACGCGGGCGCGGGCGACTTCGTGCGCCCTGGGCACATCTTCCCGCTGATCGCCAAGGACGGCGGCGTGCTGATGCGCTCCGGCCACACGGAGGCAGCGGTGGACCTGTGCCGGCTCGCCGGGCTGGAGGAGGTCGGCGTCATCTCCGAGCTGGTCAACGACACCGGCACGGTCAAACGCGGCGCCGAGGTGGCGGCCTTCGCCGCCGAGCACGGGCTGAAGATGGTGTCGGTGTCGGACCTGATCGCCTGGCGCCAGCGCACCGAGCGGCTGATCGAGCGCATCAACGAGCAGCCGGTACAGACGGTGGCCGGCCCCGCCTATGCGGTCACCTACGAGACGCCCTACGACCCGATGCACCATGTCGCGGTGGTGTTCGGCGACATCCTGGACGGGCGCAACGTGCCGGTGCGGCTGCAGCTGGAATCGGTGCTCGACGACGTGTTCGGCGCGACCCAGCCGCTGGACGAGGTGATGCGCGCCTTCGCCGAGCGCGGGCGCGGCGTGATCGTCTACCTGCGCGAGGGCTCGGTCGGCGTGGCGCGCCAGTCGCGGCGCGCGCGCTCCGACCTGGAGGCGGCCGAAAACGAGGGCCACGGCTCGGCGCAGGCGCGCCAGGAACAGTGGCGCGAGGTCGGCCTCGGCGCGCAGATCCTGAAGGACCTCGGCGTCGGCTCGATCCGGCTGCTCGCCTCGCGCGAGCGGCACTACGTCGGGCTCGAGGGCTTCGACATCAAGATCGAAGCGACCGAGATCCTCGACCCCTGA
- a CDS encoding DUF1194 domain-containing protein gives MTTVSPLRRIAPTVWLLAWLLAVAVPAAAEEVDLELVLLADATGSIDDDEIRFQRQGYATAITDPAVIGAIQDNLIGRIAVTYVEWGGATSQDVVVDWTIIDGPESAARFAQALSGPPRRAFGRNAIGSALLFGKRLIDDNGITGIRRVIDLSADSANNWHGVPLPVARAEVVAAGIVINGLAVLCRNCSGRPAAYDLEDAFARWIIGGPGAFVVTADSPATFAEAVRRKLILEIAETQPRTQVATSEGSATPTGADTRGGTR, from the coding sequence ATGACGACGGTTTCCCCGCTGCGGCGGATCGCGCCGACAGTCTGGTTGCTGGCCTGGCTGCTGGCGGTTGCCGTGCCGGCGGCGGCCGAGGAGGTCGACCTGGAACTCGTGCTGCTCGCCGACGCGACCGGCTCGATCGACGACGACGAGATCCGCTTCCAGCGCCAGGGCTATGCCACCGCGATCACCGATCCGGCGGTGATCGGCGCGATCCAGGACAACCTCATCGGCCGCATCGCGGTCACCTATGTCGAATGGGGCGGGGCGACGTCGCAGGACGTCGTCGTCGACTGGACGATCATCGACGGGCCGGAGAGCGCGGCGCGCTTCGCGCAGGCCCTTTCCGGACCGCCGCGGCGTGCCTTCGGCCGCAACGCCATCGGCTCGGCCCTGCTATTCGGCAAGCGGCTGATCGACGACAACGGCATCACCGGCATCCGCCGGGTGATCGACCTGTCGGCCGACAGCGCCAACAACTGGCACGGCGTGCCGCTGCCGGTGGCGCGCGCCGAGGTCGTCGCGGCGGGCATCGTCATCAACGGCCTCGCCGTGCTGTGCCGCAACTGCTCGGGCCGGCCGGCCGCCTATGACCTTGAGGACGCCTTCGCGCGCTGGATCATCGGCGGGCCGGGCGCCTTCGTGGTGACGGCCGACAGCCCGGCGACCTTCGCCGAGGCCGTCCGGCGCAAGCTGATCCTGGAGATCGCCGAGACACAGCCCAGGACCCAGGTGGCGACCTCCGAAGGATCCGCCACCCCGACCGGCGCAGACACCCGAGGAGGAACCCGATGA
- the yghX gene encoding YghX family hydrolase: MNEMTPIRRKTAKDFPQELLDLYDFYAHGRITKREFLDKAAKFAVGGITAAMLLDQLAPNYALAQQVAPDDAGIEASRITYPSPNGHGEVNGYLVRPAGATGTLPAVLVIHENRGLNPYIEDVARRMAKAGFMALAPDGLTSVGGYPGNDDRGRELQQSVDATKLMNDFFAGFEYLTGRNDSTGKVGAVGFCYGGGVVNAIAVAYPELAAGVPFYGRQPRPEDATAIQAPLLLHFAEMDERINEGWPAFEAALKAAGKTYTAYMYPGVNHGFHNDTTPRYDAAAAQLAEERTIAFFKQYLM; this comes from the coding sequence ATGAACGAGATGACGCCGATCCGCCGCAAGACGGCGAAGGATTTCCCGCAGGAACTGCTGGATCTCTACGACTTCTACGCCCACGGGCGCATCACCAAGCGCGAGTTCCTGGACAAGGCGGCGAAATTCGCCGTCGGCGGCATCACCGCGGCGATGCTGCTCGACCAGCTGGCGCCGAACTACGCACTCGCCCAGCAGGTGGCGCCGGACGACGCCGGCATCGAGGCGAGCCGCATCACCTATCCCTCGCCCAACGGCCACGGCGAGGTGAACGGCTATCTGGTGCGCCCGGCGGGCGCGACCGGCACGCTGCCGGCGGTGCTGGTCATCCACGAGAACCGCGGTCTCAACCCCTATATCGAGGACGTGGCGCGGCGCATGGCCAAGGCCGGCTTCATGGCGCTGGCGCCGGACGGGCTGACCTCGGTCGGCGGCTATCCGGGCAACGACGACAGGGGCCGCGAACTGCAGCAGAGCGTCGATGCGACCAAGCTGATGAACGACTTCTTCGCCGGCTTCGAGTACCTGACGGGACGCAACGACAGCACCGGCAAGGTCGGCGCGGTCGGCTTCTGCTACGGCGGCGGCGTGGTCAACGCCATCGCCGTCGCCTATCCGGAACTGGCCGCCGGCGTGCCGTTCTACGGCCGGCAGCCGAGGCCGGAGGACGCCACCGCGATCCAGGCGCCGCTGCTGCTGCACTTTGCCGAAATGGACGAACGCATCAACGAAGGCTGGCCGGCGTTCGAGGCGGCGCTGAAGGCGGCCGGCAAGACCTACACGGCGTACATGTATCCGGGCGTCAACCACGGCTTCCACAACGACACCACGCCGCGCTACGACGCCGCTGCGGCGCAGCTGGCCGAGGAGCGCACCATCGCCTTCTTCAAGCAATACCTGATGTAG
- the aroC gene encoding chorismate synthase, translating into MSHNTFGHLFRVTTWGESHGPAIGCVVDGCPPLIPLTETDIQGYMDKRKPGQSKFTTQRQEADAVRILSGVMVDADGVQKTTGTPISLLVENTDQRSKDYSEIRDRYRPGHADYTYDAKYGIRDYRGGGRSSARETAMRVAAGAVARKVIPGITVRGALVQIGPHRIDRAAWDWAEVDNNPFFCPDRAAAERWADYLSGIRKAGSSVGAVIEVVAEGVPAGLGAPLYGKLDQDIAAALMSINAVKGVEIGNGFAAAELTGEDNADEMRAGADGSPSFLSNNAGGILGGISSGQPVVARFAVKPTSSILTPRRSVTRQGDEVDVMTRGRHDPCVGIRAVPVGEAMLACVLADHALRHRGQIG; encoded by the coding sequence ATGTCGCACAACACCTTCGGCCATCTGTTTCGCGTCACCACCTGGGGCGAAAGCCACGGTCCGGCGATCGGCTGCGTCGTCGACGGCTGCCCGCCGCTGATCCCGCTCACCGAGACCGACATCCAGGGCTACATGGACAAGCGCAAGCCGGGCCAGTCGAAGTTCACCACCCAGCGGCAGGAAGCGGATGCGGTCAGGATCCTCTCGGGGGTCATGGTCGACGCGGACGGCGTGCAGAAGACCACCGGCACGCCGATCTCGCTGCTGGTCGAGAACACCGACCAGCGGTCCAAGGACTATTCCGAGATCCGGGACCGCTACCGTCCGGGCCACGCCGACTACACCTACGACGCCAAGTACGGCATCCGCGACTACCGCGGCGGCGGCCGCTCCTCGGCGCGCGAGACCGCCATGCGCGTCGCTGCCGGCGCCGTCGCCCGCAAGGTCATTCCCGGCATTACCGTCCGCGGCGCCCTGGTCCAGATCGGCCCGCACCGGATCGACCGCGCCGCGTGGGACTGGGCCGAGGTCGACAACAATCCGTTCTTCTGTCCCGACAGGGCGGCCGCCGAGCGCTGGGCCGACTACCTGTCCGGCATCCGCAAGGCCGGCTCGTCGGTCGGGGCGGTGATCGAGGTGGTCGCCGAGGGCGTGCCGGCGGGCCTCGGCGCGCCGCTCTACGGCAAGCTCGACCAGGACATCGCCGCCGCGCTGATGTCGATCAACGCGGTCAAGGGCGTCGAGATCGGCAACGGCTTCGCCGCCGCCGAACTGACCGGCGAGGACAACGCCGACGAGATGCGCGCCGGCGCCGACGGCAGCCCGTCCTTCCTGTCCAACAACGCTGGCGGCATCCTCGGCGGCATTTCCTCCGGCCAGCCGGTGGTGGCGCGCTTCGCGGTCAAGCCGACGTCGTCGATCCTGACCCCGCGCCGGTCGGTGACGCGCCAGGGCGATGAGGTCGACGTCATGACCAGGGGTCGTCACGACCCCTGCGTCGGCATCCGCGCGGTGCCGGTCGGCGAGGCCATGCTCGCTTGCGTGCTCGCCGACCATGCCCTGCGCCACCGCGGCCAGATTGGCTGA
- a CDS encoding DUF1344 domain-containing protein yields the protein MRQMFARLAAVAFAGLAASAALADESEGKIVRIDPETATISLSDGNDYAFPLDFYIDDLQPGMTVRVFFDVENGKKVLYDLQVEN from the coding sequence ATGAGACAGATGTTTGCCCGCCTTGCCGCCGTCGCGTTCGCCGGCCTTGCCGCGAGCGCCGCGCTTGCCGACGAGTCGGAAGGCAAGATCGTGCGGATCGATCCGGAAACCGCGACCATCTCGCTATCGGACGGCAACGATTATGCCTTTCCGCTCGACTTCTACATCGACGACCTTCAGCCCGGCATGACCGTGCGCGTGTTCTTCGACGTCGAGAACGGCAAGAAGGTGCTGTACGACCTGCAGGTCGAGAACTGA
- a CDS encoding histidine phosphatase family protein, with the protein MTAVPLPDVLIFVRHGQTDWNAEGRMQGQQDIPLNDTGRAQARRNGAALAAFLRAEALSVGDFRFLASPLGRTRETMELLRAEMGLPPQDYGLDDRLKELTFGAWEGYTLEELAGRTPDLVAARKADKWGFVAPGGESYGMLSVRIGGWLRSVDGPSVVVTHGGVIRVLHGLLLAVPPAEVPKLDVPQDTVWIWRHGSLTRI; encoded by the coding sequence ATGACCGCCGTGCCTCTGCCCGACGTCCTGATCTTCGTCCGCCACGGCCAGACCGACTGGAACGCGGAAGGCCGGATGCAGGGCCAGCAGGACATCCCGCTCAACGACACCGGCCGCGCCCAGGCGCGCCGCAATGGCGCCGCGCTTGCCGCGTTCCTGCGCGCCGAGGCGCTGTCCGTCGGCGATTTCCGCTTCCTTGCCTCGCCGCTCGGCCGCACGCGCGAGACGATGGAACTGCTGCGCGCCGAGATGGGCCTGCCGCCGCAGGACTACGGCCTCGACGATCGGCTCAAGGAGCTCACCTTCGGTGCCTGGGAGGGCTACACGCTGGAGGAACTGGCCGGCCGCACGCCCGACCTCGTCGCCGCGCGCAAGGCGGACAAGTGGGGCTTCGTCGCGCCCGGCGGCGAGAGCTACGGCATGCTGTCGGTGAGGATCGGCGGCTGGCTGCGGAGTGTCGACGGCCCCAGCGTCGTGGTCACCCACGGTGGCGTCATCCGCGTCCTGCACGGCCTGCTGCTCGCCGTTCCGCCCGCCGAGGTGCCGAAGCTCGACGTGCCCCAGGATACGGTCTGGATCTGGCGCCACGGCAGCCTGACCCGGATCTGA